TGCCACGCATGAGGAAAAATCTCTACCTATGCCTCCGGTAAGCGCATCAAGCCACGCCGTAGCAGATATATAAGAATAACGATTAAATGCCATTAGAATATGATTACAACAGGCAATAAACAGCGGATTTTGGAGGCAATAGCCGCCAACCGCAGAAACTATCCGAGCGACGCGAAGCACGCATCGGCGCTGGGCATATCGGCCAGCGTGTATAACGGCTTGAAGAAAGGGCAGACGGAGAAGGCGCTGAGCGATGCCAACTGGATAAGCATAGCCCGGCGACTGGATGTGAGCCTGCGCGAGACGATTGAGTGGAAAGGTGCACAGACGGAGACCTTCAAGTACATCAGTATTCAGCTGGAGGCGTGCCAGGAGCGCAGCCTTAGCGTGATACTGTGCGACCTGCCGAACATCGGCAAGACCTATACCGCCCGCTGGTATGTGCATGAGCACCGGAACGCTGTGTATGTGGACTGCTCACAGGTCAAGACGAAACGTGCGCTGGTGAAGAAAATCGCCAAGGAGTTCGGTGTGGACGCTACGGGTAAGTATCAGGACACCTACGAAGATCTGGTGTATTATCTGCGCTCAATGGAACGCCCGCTGGTGGTGCTTGACGAGGCAGGCGACCTGCAATACGAGGCCTTCCTGGAACTGAAGGCCCTGTGGAACGCCACGGAGATGTGCTGCGGCTGGTACATGATGGGAGCTGACGGCCTGCGTGCGAAGATAGACCGCATGGTGGAATGTCAGAAGGTGGGCTATGCCGAGATATTCAGCCGCTACGGCGGCAAATACAGCAAGGTAACGCCCGACCAGGCGGAAGACCGCAAGGCGTTCCTGCTGGAGCAGGCCCGCGTGGTGGCGACGGTGAATGCCCCCGAGGGTATGGACATCGGCCCAATCGTGCGCAAGAGCGGGGGTGGACTAAGAAGAGTATATACTGAAATTGAGAAACTGAAGAAAGGAGTATGATATGATGACAAAAATAGAAATGGAGGCTATGGAAGCCGTTATCGGCATGCGTAAGGAAATGGCCAAGGCTAACGAGATAGACTGGGAGCAGCGCAGGTATGAGATAGCAAAAGACCTTTATATCCAAACCTGCCAACAGGCTAAATTAGAAGGTGATAATACGGCTGGAGATGTATTCAGAAGTGCGGCATGGTTATCTCGTGTGGCTGCCGATTGCTTAATAGAGGTTCTGAAAAAGTAGGTATGGCAAAGCGAGCGTACAGTCCGAAGGAGATTGCGGCGAAGACCTACAAGACGCTGCCTTGGAGTGGCCGCTGGGCGGAGTGCTTCGGCCTGCCTGAGGAGAACTCCACCTGGTTCATCAGCGGCTCGAGCGCAGCCGGCAAGAGCAGTTTCGTGATGCAACTGGCGCGTGAGCTGACCCATTACGGGCAGGTACTCTACCTAAGCTATGAGGAGGGCGTGAGCCAAAGTTTCCAGGAAAGAGTAAAACTCTTCGAGATGGAGAAGTGCCAGGGCTGGTTCCGCGTGGTGACGGAGGACACGATAGAAGACCTGACAGCGCGGCTGAAGAAGCGGCACTCGGCGAAGTTCATCATCGTGGACAGTTACCAGGAGAGCGGCTGGGAATGGCCGGAGACGAAGAAGCTGATAGAGGCTTTTCCAAGAAAGAGTTTCATCTTCATCAGCATGGAAGCTAAGGGACAGCCACTGGGCAAGCCTGCGCTCAGACTTCGCTACAAGGCAGGCGTGAAGGTGAGGGTCGTGGGGTTCAGGGCATACTGCCAGGGACGTTTCAATCCCGATGCAGGTAACAGTTTCGTAGTTTGGGAAGAAGGCATTTTAAGAACATCAAATAAAATAAAGGAATGAATAAGAAAATCTACATCAGCGGTGCGATAGCGCACTATGACATGGACGAGCGCAAGGCTGCCTTCAAGGCCGCCGAGGAGCGTCTGAAAGCCGAGGGCTACCGCCCCATCAACCCGTTCAACAACGGCCTGCCCCAACCGGGCGACTGGCGCAGGCACATGAAGGTGGACATCGGCCTGCTGCTGCAATGTGACTACATCTATATGCTGAAGAACTGGTGGGTGAGCAAGGGCGCAAAACTGGAACTGGACGTGGCGACGAGCTGCGGCATAGAGCCGGTGTTTGAGGAAGAGGAAAAGCAAACCTGCTGCATCTGCGGCAAGGAGATAGCGGGAAACGGCAACGACCCCTACCCGGTCAAGGAAGAGGGTACGTGCTGCGACAGGTGCAATGCCACCATAGTGCTGCCGGAACGAATGAAACTGGCAAGGAGGGGGTTATGAGCATAAAAGACCTGACAGCGGAGCAGTTGGAGTGGCTGAAGGAAAACTTTTGCCACACCAAGAACCAGGAACTGGCCGACAAACTCGGGACATCGCCCCGAAGTGTCACCAGAATGGCAAGGGCGCTTGGGCTGTGGAAGACCAGTGAGTTTGTGGCAGCGATGCAGCAGAATGCCGCCGATCATGCCGCCAGGGCAAACCGAGCCAACGGCGGCAATGCCGGGACGAAGAACCTGCTACTCTACGGAAAGGCTTACCGGTTCAAGGCAGGTGAAAGCAACAAGGACCGCATGAGTAAGGAAGCCTTCAAGGAAATGCACCGCAAGATTGGTGAGAGCCGGAAGGAAACATTCAGAAAGGAGAAGCGGCGCGTGCTGTTCGGACTGGAGCAGAAGACACAGATGCGAGTCGTCCAATGCCCGAGAGAGAAAATCTGCCTCAGGAACAACCTGCGCAAACGTGGCTACGAGATAGCCCGCGCCTCAAACGAGGCCACAGTGACGGACGATACCCGCCGGTCCGTTAAGATGGAAGCCAGGGGTATGCGAATGGGAATAACGTTCAATTTTAATCAAGTAAGGATATGAAAACAGAAAAGATTAACGAGAAAATCGAGAATGTACTGGCCCCAAGGTGGTGGAACCCGCTGTCATGGGTTGTTACGGTGCTTGCCCCCGTATTTGGGATTGTGATTGGTGTGGTGTCCGGTGGTATTGTAGGGCTTCTTGTAGGCTATCAGAAAGGACTTGAACTGTCGAGCAGTAACATTGACAAAATTCTCAGCAAACTATGATGGGCGAGATTCACAATTACCACCGCTTCTACGCCCTGTTGAAGCAACTGCCAGGTGCCGACAAGGAGACACTCGTGTCGAGTTTTACAGACAGGCGGACTACGCACCTGCACGAGATGACGGCAAAGGAGTATAATGCGATGTGCGCCTCGCTGGAGGAGCAGACGGGGTGGAAGGGCAAGGTGAGGAAGAAACGCAGCCTGTGCCTGAAACTGATGCAGCAGGCGGGTGTCGACACGACGGACTGGCAGCGCATCAATGATTTCTGCCGCCACCCGAAGATTGCTGGAAAGGCATTCGCCCGGCTGTCCCTTGCTGACCTGGACACCCTGCAGACGAAGCTACGGACCATCATACGCAAGGGTGGGCTGAAGCCACACCCAATGGCCCAAGAGCAGAATAATGCGACCACGTTTATTTATTTCCCGATGGGCACTATCGCAGAGAGTTGAGCAATATGACATCAAGAGATTTTGTAAAGCGTGCGATGGAGCACATCAAGGAACTCGGCAAGGACATGAGTAACGAGGATTATAGCAACAGTCTTGAGCAACTTGCCTACGAACTTGAAACCGAACGGCAGGAAGTAAACTGGCAGCTATTGACCAGCGAAAACAAATTTGTTTAATAACCCATAAAAAGAAAAGACAATGGCAACAAGAAAGAAAAAAGTAATCATTACCGGCGTAAGCAGAGAAGCCGCCGACGAAGCGTTCGCAACCTACGCCAAGAGCGATGCACAGTTGCAGAAAATCAATGCGGACATTGA
The Prevotella sp. HUN102 genome window above contains:
- a CDS encoding DUF4406 domain-containing protein, with the translated sequence MNKKIYISGAIAHYDMDERKAAFKAAEERLKAEGYRPINPFNNGLPQPGDWRRHMKVDIGLLLQCDYIYMLKNWWVSKGAKLELDVATSCGIEPVFEEEEKQTCCICGKEIAGNGNDPYPVKEEGTCCDRCNATIVLPERMKLARRGL
- a CDS encoding RpiR family transcriptional regulator — protein: MLRQVQCHHSAAGTNETGKEGVMSIKDLTAEQLEWLKENFCHTKNQELADKLGTSPRSVTRMARALGLWKTSEFVAAMQQNAADHAARANRANGGNAGTKNLLLYGKAYRFKAGESNKDRMSKEAFKEMHRKIGESRKETFRKEKRRVLFGLEQKTQMRVVQCPREKICLRNNLRKRGYEIARASNEATVTDDTRRSVKMEARGMRMGITFNFNQVRI
- a CDS encoding bifunctional adenosylcobinamide kinase/adenosylcobinamide-phosphate guanylyltransferase; protein product: MAKRAYSPKEIAAKTYKTLPWSGRWAECFGLPEENSTWFISGSSAAGKSSFVMQLARELTHYGQVLYLSYEEGVSQSFQERVKLFEMEKCQGWFRVVTEDTIEDLTARLKKRHSAKFIIVDSYQESGWEWPETKKLIEAFPRKSFIFISMEAKGQPLGKPALRLRYKAGVKVRVVGFRAYCQGRFNPDAGNSFVVWEEGILRTSNKIKE
- a CDS encoding ATP-binding protein, which codes for MITTGNKQRILEAIAANRRNYPSDAKHASALGISASVYNGLKKGQTEKALSDANWISIARRLDVSLRETIEWKGAQTETFKYISIQLEACQERSLSVILCDLPNIGKTYTARWYVHEHRNAVYVDCSQVKTKRALVKKIAKEFGVDATGKYQDTYEDLVYYLRSMERPLVVLDEAGDLQYEAFLELKALWNATEMCCGWYMMGADGLRAKIDRMVECQKVGYAEIFSRYGGKYSKVTPDQAEDRKAFLLEQARVVATVNAPEGMDIGPIVRKSGGGLRRVYTEIEKLKKGV